The Leucobacter sp. UCMA 4100 genome window below encodes:
- a CDS encoding alpha/beta hydrolase, producing MTVHFDDLAAQRLELAATSAAEQLRLQSAERHRSARRALESFRGGYARRFEQVVCIESEDRARLAATLDELAESVALTAAAAVRERTRQHDVAEWQKYEAGVNAHGALVNAVGITEGGRLVATGAGAGRLWKARPDSRAVVAAPIRVGFQARPRPRGFVPGGQSRGTTSAMPSQLRGFAGRARAMNRDLEHEADRLSEAWRGFVQQCGWARIEGATFESGFRRLLAESDDDARWIERVATAFEQAGAGTLPTHSVSLAVAGRSPKLLARLLFTGAGRPAQVSVTWRALMARAPQTADALIEQYAYELAGLDGVPFEVRDVAARAVLDDIFDPPDDGGAHSGESQTQRLQRAYARMGFAPGERSLKDFRADLDDLRSEVLHAEQMSRGEPVMLVGLGRHDGAVTAAIAVGDLATAPKVGVFVSGMNSNVRGIGEALPAFHSMKQNGEDMAFVTWIGYRSPGVGGVISQQRADAGAVRLVDFLEGVTESREVPVDRLIVMGHSYGTNVAAEALTKVTVPVSAYVAIGSAGLKPGTEPGDLRVAERYATHAKRDNIAQIGVRSTALQYDYGTPPVTDEAKRLLDAAVPREDPRELDGFHVFSSEKTKKGAQVTMHNLLNPIDWQSSLGKPAQYLADTLDGTIAAEEVGYLHPSSSTVASLLDIMNGAL from the coding sequence AACAGGTGGTGTGCATCGAGTCTGAAGACCGGGCGCGGCTTGCCGCGACCCTCGACGAGCTCGCTGAGAGCGTCGCGCTCACCGCGGCGGCGGCAGTGCGCGAACGAACGAGGCAGCACGATGTCGCCGAGTGGCAAAAATACGAGGCCGGGGTTAACGCGCACGGCGCCCTCGTGAACGCCGTCGGCATCACCGAGGGCGGCCGTCTCGTGGCGACGGGGGCCGGGGCGGGCAGGCTCTGGAAGGCGCGGCCTGACTCGCGGGCGGTGGTGGCGGCGCCGATCCGCGTGGGGTTTCAGGCGAGACCCAGGCCCCGCGGCTTCGTGCCCGGCGGGCAGAGCCGGGGAACGACCTCGGCGATGCCATCTCAGCTGCGGGGTTTTGCTGGCCGGGCGCGCGCCATGAATCGTGACCTTGAGCACGAGGCAGATCGGCTGAGCGAGGCCTGGCGCGGGTTCGTGCAGCAGTGCGGGTGGGCCCGTATCGAGGGCGCAACATTCGAGAGTGGCTTTCGCCGGCTCCTTGCAGAGAGCGACGACGATGCGCGGTGGATCGAGCGAGTCGCCACGGCGTTCGAGCAGGCCGGGGCAGGAACCCTCCCGACGCACAGCGTGAGCCTTGCGGTGGCTGGAAGGAGCCCGAAGCTGCTTGCCCGGCTACTGTTCACCGGGGCAGGGCGACCTGCGCAGGTCTCGGTGACGTGGCGGGCGCTGATGGCGCGGGCACCGCAGACGGCTGATGCGCTCATCGAGCAGTACGCCTATGAGCTTGCGGGGCTCGACGGCGTTCCGTTCGAGGTGCGCGACGTGGCGGCACGGGCGGTGCTTGACGATATCTTCGATCCGCCCGATGACGGGGGTGCGCATTCGGGCGAGAGCCAGACGCAGCGCTTGCAGCGGGCCTATGCGCGCATGGGCTTTGCGCCCGGCGAGCGCTCGCTGAAGGATTTTCGGGCCGACCTCGATGACCTCAGGAGCGAAGTGTTGCACGCCGAGCAGATGAGTCGTGGCGAGCCGGTGATGCTCGTCGGGCTTGGCCGGCACGACGGAGCCGTGACCGCAGCAATCGCGGTGGGTGATCTTGCAACCGCGCCGAAAGTCGGGGTGTTTGTCTCGGGCATGAACTCGAATGTGCGGGGCATTGGCGAGGCGCTGCCCGCCTTTCACTCGATGAAGCAGAACGGTGAAGACATGGCGTTTGTGACCTGGATCGGGTACCGGTCGCCCGGCGTTGGCGGGGTGATATCGCAACAGCGGGCCGATGCGGGCGCGGTGAGACTCGTCGACTTTCTCGAGGGGGTCACCGAGAGTCGTGAGGTGCCGGTTGACCGGCTTATCGTGATGGGGCACTCGTACGGCACGAACGTTGCTGCCGAGGCGCTCACGAAGGTGACGGTTCCGGTGAGCGCTTACGTGGCGATCGGCTCGGCGGGGCTGAAGCCCGGCACCGAACCCGGCGACCTACGCGTGGCTGAGCGGTACGCGACCCATGCCAAGCGCGACAACATTGCGCAGATCGGCGTGCGTTCAACCGCGCTGCAGTATGACTACGGCACCCCGCCTGTGACCGATGAGGCGAAACGTCTGCTCGATGCGGCGGTACCGAGGGAAGATCCGCGAGAGCTAGACGGTTTTCACGTATTCAGTTCTGAAAAGACGAAGAAAGGTGCACAGGTGACGATGCACAACCTCCTCAATCCCATCGACTGGCAGAGTTCGCTCGGTAAACCGGCGCAGTATCTCGCCGATACCCTCGACGGCACCATAGCTGCCGAAGAAGTGGGGTACCTGCACCCGAGCTCGAGCACGGTTGCTTCTCTGCTCGACATTATGAACGGAGCACTATGA
- a CDS encoding MFS transporter: MVSALTVRNYRIYAIAQILALTAVWTQRVAQDWILFQLTGNVSTVGFLVVMQFGPVLLFGMLGGVIVDRYSKRTLIIISQTVVIISGASLATLAFTGALEAWHIFALAGLVGLFSVIDQPARQVFVSELVGRQLLSNAVSTNSAIFQTSALIGPAVAGLMLANWGGGWAFLVTAIGASLSLLLLFFINTAVLTKFPTAPREKGQAREALAYVRRKPVIFWTLILLVFVSGIGMNWSVLLAPMAEHVFDSDARGYGSYNSAIAAGALIGAILSMRRMGVRLRTFYGSVLGYTSLKFASAFMPYEWAFMATIALAGLWSVLMWTAANALIQTSSNMLIRGRVMSIYLLIAVGGQALGGPLLGMLVDHFGARAGLMISGAVPLTAALMIGFIVTRVHRVPMGDLLPFRYGGSSSPED; this comes from the coding sequence TTCTCGCGCTCACCGCGGTGTGGACCCAGCGCGTCGCCCAGGACTGGATTCTCTTTCAGCTCACCGGCAACGTGAGCACGGTCGGCTTTCTCGTCGTTATGCAGTTTGGCCCGGTACTGCTGTTCGGCATGCTCGGCGGAGTGATCGTCGACCGGTATTCAAAACGCACCCTCATCATCATCTCGCAAACCGTGGTGATCATCTCTGGGGCCTCGCTTGCGACCCTCGCCTTCACCGGCGCGCTCGAGGCATGGCACATTTTCGCGCTCGCTGGTCTTGTCGGCCTGTTCTCGGTCATCGACCAGCCGGCCCGTCAGGTGTTTGTTTCTGAGCTCGTCGGCCGCCAGTTGCTCTCGAACGCGGTGAGCACCAACTCGGCAATCTTCCAGACCTCTGCGCTCATCGGCCCCGCCGTCGCGGGGCTCATGCTCGCGAACTGGGGCGGTGGCTGGGCCTTTCTCGTCACCGCGATTGGCGCCTCGCTCTCGCTCTTACTGCTCTTCTTCATCAACACCGCCGTGCTCACGAAGTTTCCGACGGCACCGCGCGAGAAGGGCCAGGCCCGCGAGGCCCTCGCCTACGTTCGCCGCAAGCCCGTCATCTTCTGGACCCTCATTCTGCTCGTCTTTGTCTCGGGTATCGGAATGAACTGGTCGGTACTGCTCGCGCCCATGGCCGAGCACGTGTTCGACTCTGACGCCCGCGGTTACGGCAGCTACAACTCTGCGATCGCCGCCGGAGCGCTCATCGGCGCGATCCTGTCGATGCGCCGAATGGGCGTGAGGCTACGCACGTTCTACGGCTCGGTGCTCGGGTACACCTCCCTCAAGTTCGCCTCGGCGTTCATGCCGTACGAGTGGGCGTTTATGGCGACGATCGCCCTCGCTGGCCTCTGGTCGGTGCTCATGTGGACAGCGGCAAACGCCCTCATCCAGACCTCGTCGAACATGCTTATTCGCGGTCGCGTCATGTCGATTTACCTGCTCATCGCGGTCGGCGGCCAGGCGCTCGGCGGCCCCCTGCTCGGCATGCTCGTCGACCACTTCGGCGCGCGCGCAGGTCTCATGATCTCGGGCGCGGTTCCCCTCACCGCCGCCCTCATGATCGGCTTCATCGTCACTCGGGTGCATCGTGTGCCCATGGGCGACCTCCTGCCGTTTCGATATGGCGGATCGTCGTCTCCCGAAGACTAG